In one Pirellulales bacterium genomic region, the following are encoded:
- a CDS encoding NAD(+)/NADH kinase, producing MATSSSAVRKFTAPGPPRTIVLGSGERPLVAAAASELRSQIESHCQIVAWDLTFAIDPADYDAELVIVLGGDGSILRAVRKLGEHQRPILGINLGRLGFLADLRPAELPVVLPALTAGQTRIVDHLMFHCEHRRGERVLAHSLGLNEVVVHAGPPFAMLEVDFYVDAELVTTYSCDGLIVSTPVGSTAHSLSAGGPILRKDLQAFVVSPISPHTLTNRPVVDAAERCFELVVNQPNPGTDVVVDGQVLGNLQAGDRVSIWRASTTFQLIEVPGHSYYKTLREKLGWSGQLHPGS from the coding sequence ATGGCCACCAGTTCTTCTGCGGTGCGCAAGTTCACCGCACCCGGTCCCCCGCGAACCATCGTGCTCGGCTCGGGCGAGCGTCCGCTCGTGGCTGCCGCGGCCAGCGAGCTGCGATCGCAGATCGAGAGCCATTGCCAGATCGTGGCCTGGGACCTCACCTTCGCGATCGATCCGGCCGATTACGACGCCGAGTTGGTGATCGTGTTGGGCGGCGACGGTTCGATTCTCCGCGCCGTGCGCAAGCTGGGCGAACACCAGCGGCCGATCCTGGGAATCAACCTGGGCCGCCTGGGCTTCCTGGCCGACCTGCGGCCTGCCGAGCTGCCGGTCGTGCTGCCAGCATTGACAGCAGGTCAAACACGGATCGTCGATCACCTGATGTTCCACTGCGAACACCGCCGCGGCGAACGTGTGCTGGCACATTCCTTGGGCTTGAACGAAGTCGTGGTGCACGCCGGTCCGCCGTTCGCGATGCTCGAAGTCGATTTCTACGTTGACGCCGAATTAGTCACTACCTACAGTTGCGACGGCCTGATTGTCAGCACGCCGGTTGGCTCGACGGCGCATAGCCTCTCGGCCGGCGGCCCGATCCTGCGGAAAGATTTGCAGGCGTTCGTCGTCTCGCCCATCAGCCCGCACACGCTGACCAATCGGCCCGTGGTCGACGCGGCCGAGCGATGTTTCGAGCTGGTCGTGAACCAGCCGAACCCTGGTACGGACGTGGTCGTCGACGGACAGGTGCTGGGCAACTTGCAGGCCGGCGATCGCGTGTCGATCTGGCGTGCCTCGACGACCTTTCAGTTGATCGAAGTGCCCGGCCACAGTTACTACAAGACGCTCCGCGAAAAACTCGGTTGGAGTGGACAGCTTCATCCGGGCAGTTAG